From a region of the Zingiber officinale cultivar Zhangliang chromosome 4B, Zo_v1.1, whole genome shotgun sequence genome:
- the LOC121978058 gene encoding polygalacturonase ADPG1-like has product MINQRRPRSSALLLLLFASFVAGTLAATYRVTDYGAKGDGITDDTQAFTNAWRAVCLNSKEASTLLIPGGKVYLLGLTKFGGPCKHYIRVQVDGNLKRVDEVWSDDDNNWLLFINLNGLTVAGAGEIDGQGASWWACKEAKACAFLAANSLALLHVTKAQVLGLSFKNSAMMHVAIGMSVGVRISNLKITAPAESPNTDGIHVERSRHVIISDCQISTGDDCVSVSSGAKDVNISRIRCGPGHGLSIGSLGIEKSYATAEGIHVSDSTIVRTDNGVRIKTWQGATGFARDISFRNISLTEVRNPIIIDQFYCPRGGCKNEVTASACLLLYFSWVFACSLINSFVLVPCWIRYMCASSKTSAVQVSDVKFIGVKGTSANDMAIRLECSQSSGCHDVVMEDVDIRNAVPGEQAQAFCFNAHGKKAKVVKPDVPCLSY; this is encoded by the exons ATGATCAATCAGAGACGTCCACGTtcttctgctcttcttcttcttcttttcgctTCATTTGTTGCTGGAACTCTGGCAGCAACGTACAGGGTGACAGATTATGGAGCCAAAGGAGACGGCATCACCGATGATACTCAA GCGTTTACGAATGCATGGCGTGCAGTGTGCTTAAACAGCAAAGAAGCATCGACCCTGCTTATTCCTGGAGGGAAAGTGTATCTGTTGGGACTGACCAAATTCGGAGGACCGTGTAAACATTACATTAGGGTTCAG gTCGATGGAAATCTTAAACGGGTTGATGAAGTGTGGTCGGATGATGATAATAACTGGCTACTGTTCATTAACCTCAACGGCTTAACCGTCGCCGGCGCCGGCGAAATCGACGGCCAAGGGGCCTCCTGGTGGGCATGCAAAGAGGCAAAG GCATGTGCATTTCTCGCTGCAAAT TCTCTTGCGTTGCTGCACGTCACGAAGGCGCAGGTTTTGGGGTTGAGCTTCAAAAACAGCGCCATGATGCACGTCGCCATCGGGATGAGCGTCGGCGTCAGGATCTCAAATCTGAAAATCACCGCCCCCGCCGAGAGCCCCAACACCGACGGCATCCACGTCGAGCGGAGCCGCCACGTCATCATCAGCGACTGCCAGATCAGCACCG GCGATGACTGCGTATCTGTAAGCAGTGGCGCTAAGGATGTGAACATCAGCCGCATAAGATGCGGTCCTGGCCACGGATTAAG CATTGGAAGCCTGGGGATAGAAAAAAGCTATGCGACAGCTGAAGGCATCCATGTCTCCGACTCCACGATCGTACGGACTGACAATGGAGTCAGGATCAAGACATGGCAG GGGGCAACTGGGTTTGCGAGGGACATATCGTTCAGAAATATTAGCTTGACGGAAGTGAGGAACCCCATCATAATAGATCAGTTCTACTGCCCTCGCGGCGGCTGTAAGAATGAGGTAACTGCATCTGCATGCTTGCTCTTATATTTCAGCTGGGTTTTTGCTTGCTCGCTAATTAATTCTTTTGTTTTGGTTCCTTGTTGGATTCGATATATGTGTGCATCGTCAAAGACGTCGGCTGTTCAAGTGAGCGACGTGAAGTTCATCGGAGTGAAAGGGACGTCGGCGAATGACATGGCGATCCGCTTGGAGTGCAGCCAGAGCAGTGGTTGCCACGACGTGGTGATGGAGGACGTTGACATAAGGAATGCAGTGCCAGGGGAGCAAGCTCAGGCTTTCTGTTTCAATGCGCATGGAAAAAAAGCCAAAGTGGTCAAGCCTGACGTCCCTTGCTTGAGCTATTGA